From the genome of Streptomyces sp. FXJ1.172:
GGTGTGACGTGCCGGAGGCGTGCGACCGGTCCACTCCTGTTCCGTCGCTGTTCGAGACTCCCTCGTCCGCCGTTCTGCATCGTGGGCGTCAGCGGCCCGAGTTCCCCCGCTCGGGCCGCTGACGCCGTACGTGCCGTGGGCCCGCAACCATCTGGAGTGACATGTCCCGCCGTCTGTTCACCTCGGAGTCCGTGACCGAGGGACATCCCGACAAGATTGCCGACCGGATCAGTGACACCATTCTCGATGCGCTGCTGCGCGACGACCCGTCCTCGCGCGTCGCGGTGGAGACCCTGATCACGACGGGGCAGGTGCACATCGCCGGCGAGGTGACCACGCAGGCCTACGCCCCGATCGCCCAACTGGTGCGCGACGCCATCCTCGAGATCGGCTACGACTCCTCCGCCAAGGGCTTCGACGGCGCCTCGTGCGGTGTCTCGGTGTCCATCGGCGCCCAGTCCCCGGACATCGCACAGGGCGTGGACACGGCGTACGAGTCGCGGGTCGAGGGCGAGCAGGACGATCTCCTGGACCGGCAGGGCGCGGGCGACCAGGGCCTGATGTTCGGCTACGCGAGCGACGAGACGCCGAACCTGATGCCGCTGCCCATCGAGCTGGCCCACCGGCTCTCCCGCCGCCTCACCGAGGTCCGCAAGGACGGCACCATCCCCTACCTGCGCCCCGACGGCAAGACACAGGTCACCATCGAGTACGACGGCGACCAGCCCGTGCGGCTGGACACGGTCGTGGTCTCCACCCAGCACGCCTCCGACATCGACCTGGAGTCGCTGCTCACCCCGGACATCCGCGAGGAGGTCGTCGCACACGTCCTGAACCGGCTCGCCGAGGACGGCATCAAGCTGGAGACCGAGGGCTACCGGCTGCTGGTCAACCCG
Proteins encoded in this window:
- the metK gene encoding methionine adenosyltransferase; this translates as MSRRLFTSESVTEGHPDKIADRISDTILDALLRDDPSSRVAVETLITTGQVHIAGEVTTQAYAPIAQLVRDAILEIGYDSSAKGFDGASCGVSVSIGAQSPDIAQGVDTAYESRVEGEQDDLLDRQGAGDQGLMFGYASDETPNLMPLPIELAHRLSRRLTEVRKDGTIPYLRPDGKTQVTIEYDGDQPVRLDTVVVSTQHASDIDLESLLTPDIREEVVAHVLNRLAEDGIKLETEGYRLLVNPTGRFEIGGPMGDAGLTGRKIIIDTYGGMARHGGGAFSGKDPSKVDRSAAYAMRWVAKNVVAAGLASRCEVQVAYAIGKAEPVGLFVETFGTHKVDTEKIEHAITEVFDLRPAAIIRDLDLLRPVYAQTAAYGHFGRELPDFTWERTDRADALRKAAGR